AATAAGCCGGGCAAGTTTTGAAGTGAAGTCCGGAGTAAGCGGATGAACAAAAGTTTATACAAAAAAAGTCGTATTACCCTGTTAAAGTTGTCAAGCGCCGGGCTGATTGAAACGCAATAAATCATTCGCGTGCTGTAGCCGGCTGCAAAAGCATGACGTTTTTGCTTGTTTGAGCCAGCATCTCGCGGTTCATCAACACGCGCTTGTATTGTCCCCTCTGCCATAGCTGGATTTGATCTTTATAATGCTCGCTAAACGGCTGGCCGGATTGCCCGCCCGGCAACACCTGCAAGCGTGTATCCGGCTCGGCCAGATCGACGATCATTCGTACCGAGGGCCCGACCTTGGCGTGGTAGGGTTCAAAAAAACTATATTCCGCTTTGTTGACGGTGTTCGGCGAGCCGCCCAACGGAAACGGACCGGCATTAAAAACATACTGCAGCGGCTCACGCTCGCCGAACACATGCCCCAGGGTGAGTTGATGCAATCGGCCCCATTGCCAATCTCCGATCAAATCGCCGAACCGTTCTTGCAAAAAGGCCACGGCTTGTTGCAAGGAACGCCGCGCAATGTCGCGCGCATTTTCACGCGCTTCCGTCCGGCGATCATCGAACCACGCTGAGGCGGGATTGGCGGCGAAATATTCGAGGCTGCGCACGGCCAGCGTCGGCCATTGTGTATAGCTTTGCAACAACGAATCACCGAGTTCATCCTTAATCGTTGCCTGCAAAAATTCCCAGGCCCAGACATTGAAAATGGCGGCAGGCACACTTTCCGCGCTTTCGACATAATCCCAATCTCCGAGCAGGAGCAGCGCCTGCTGTTCCGTTTCACTCAAAACCGTGTCGCTAACCGCCCCTG
This window of the Cytophagia bacterium CHB2 genome carries:
- a CDS encoding penicillin acylase family protein, with amino-acid sequence SAWEKLTVFHELIPMKDADSVLFVIRQTPRGPLVDDILAGARPDSFAISFRWAGFENSDEQRAILALNRARSWGEFQAAMRHFTAPCQNVVYADTAGNIGYYACGVVPIRRDGKGYLPYRGWENAGDWIGAIPFDQMPHAFNPPQNFIATANNKIVAQQFPYYLAVGWEPTSRIERITELLAGNAKVDVDFFAAMQNDVLSKHAQYVLPRLKGLLSDTTAGAVSDTVLSETEQQALLLLGDWDYVESAESVPAAIFNVWAWEFLQATIKDELGDSLLQSYTQWPTLAVRSLEYFAANPASAWFDDRRTEARENARDIARRSLQQAVAFLQERFGDLIGDWQWGRLHQLTLGHVFGEREPLQYVFNAGPFPLGGSPNTVNKAEYSFFEPYHAKVGPSVRMIVDLAEPDTRLQVLPGGQSGQPFSEHYKDQIQLWQRGQYKRVLMNREMLAQTSKNVMLLQPATARE